A window of Acetomicrobium sp. S15 = DSM 107314 contains these coding sequences:
- the groES gene encoding co-chaperone GroES — translation MKVKPLGDRVVVKVLTQEEKTKGGIVLPDTAKEKPQEGEVISVGSGRVLDNGQKLPLEVKVGDRVIFSKYAGTEIKIDGEEYLILSERDVLAVVER, via the coding sequence ATGAAGGTGAAACCGCTCGGCGATCGAGTAGTGGTCAAAGTTCTCACGCAGGAGGAGAAGACGAAGGGAGGTATCGTGCTTCCCGATACGGCCAAAGAGAAGCCGCAAGAGGGAGAGGTCATAAGCGTAGGAAGCGGTCGTGTCCTCGATAACGGCCAAAAGCTTCCACTTGAAGTTAAGGTCGGAGACCGCGTAATCTTCAGCAAGTACGCCGGTACGGAGATCAAGATCGACGGAGAAGAATATCTTATTCTCAGCGAGCGCGACGTGCTCGCTGTAGTTGAGCGATAG
- a CDS encoding hydrogenase maturation protease, whose translation MENGFSSFEVHLWGLGNRLRGDDGVGVCIAESLIPIAPPWMRVVVCETVPENFTPWLLRDRPKELVVVDAANMGLKAGSVRRLTLDDLAEAVFETHGITLPLILGPHLEWLTVTAIGIQPEQLSPSLDLSPAVRRAASAVINIILNGTWQKIPRLHQRKRSPK comes from the coding sequence ATGGAGAATGGGTTTTCGTCATTTGAAGTACACCTCTGGGGGTTGGGCAACAGACTGAGGGGAGACGATGGCGTCGGCGTCTGCATAGCAGAATCGCTCATACCTATAGCACCACCGTGGATGCGTGTAGTGGTTTGCGAAACGGTGCCCGAAAACTTCACACCGTGGCTTTTGCGCGACCGTCCCAAAGAGCTCGTCGTAGTAGATGCGGCGAACATGGGCCTCAAAGCCGGCAGCGTAAGACGCCTTACGCTCGACGACCTCGCAGAAGCCGTTTTTGAAACTCACGGAATAACCCTGCCTCTCATATTGGGGCCTCACTTGGAGTGGTTAACGGTGACGGCGATAGGCATACAACCCGAACAACTCTCACCGTCTCTCGACCTATCTCCAGCCGTGCGCCGTGCAGCTTCTGCCGTCATAAACATAATCCTCAACGGCACTTGGCAAAAAATACCGCGCCTTCACCAGCGAAAGCGCTCGCCCAAGTAA
- the thrB gene encoding homoserine kinase, with amino-acid sequence MILRVKVPASSANLGSGFDTLGMALSLYNFYDLLSLLPSGSYEIEVIGEGEHELEDPIGNLLIKSYERAAGELGIEAPGLKLRCLNAIPLRRGLGSSSSAVVGGVLLANAMRDNPLDKDELLALMVAIEGHPDNVVPSCLGGMVVSSWDGRELRYVKLPSPPRDIVVVVAVPNVEVSTSEARQALPEQVSLSDAIFNVSRVALLAASWATGQWDHLPWAMEDRLHQQFRARLFPGGEEILERVRSVPGCLGVAISGSGPSVMAFARGNVQEVAEAACRTFMEKGVRSRFFVLDIDENGAVVEYTEPSLDKEEIQHVKSGR; translated from the coding sequence ATGATCTTGCGAGTGAAGGTGCCTGCGTCGAGTGCAAATCTTGGTTCGGGTTTCGATACTCTTGGCATGGCCCTTTCTCTCTACAATTTTTACGACCTCCTTTCGCTTCTTCCCAGCGGCAGCTACGAGATAGAAGTTATTGGCGAGGGGGAACACGAGCTCGAAGATCCCATTGGAAATTTGCTCATCAAAAGCTATGAGCGCGCCGCGGGGGAATTGGGGATCGAAGCTCCCGGGCTCAAGCTTCGATGCCTCAACGCCATTCCCTTGCGCAGAGGGCTTGGAAGTTCGTCCAGCGCGGTCGTCGGCGGGGTGCTCCTCGCCAATGCCATGAGAGACAACCCCTTGGATAAGGATGAGCTGCTCGCCTTGATGGTTGCCATTGAAGGACATCCAGACAATGTGGTCCCGAGTTGTTTGGGCGGCATGGTCGTCAGCTCGTGGGATGGCCGGGAGCTGCGGTATGTCAAGCTCCCTTCCCCTCCTCGGGATATAGTCGTGGTTGTGGCTGTGCCCAATGTAGAGGTGAGCACGAGCGAGGCCCGTCAAGCTTTGCCTGAGCAAGTGAGCTTGAGCGACGCAATTTTTAACGTGAGCCGCGTGGCGCTGCTCGCCGCTTCGTGGGCGACCGGACAGTGGGACCATTTGCCGTGGGCCATGGAAGACCGACTTCACCAGCAATTCAGGGCTCGCCTCTTCCCCGGTGGAGAGGAGATTTTGGAAAGGGTAAGGTCCGTTCCCGGGTGTCTCGGTGTGGCGATAAGCGGCTCAGGCCCGAGCGTCATGGCCTTTGCGAGAGGGAACGTGCAAGAGGTCGCCGAGGCAGCCTGCCGCACGTTCATGGAAAAGGGGGTTCGTTCCCGCTTTTTTGTCCTCGACATAGACGAAAACGGAGCCGTTGTAGAATATACAGAGCCTTCGCTCGACAAGGAGGAGATACAACATGTCAAAAGCGGCCGATGA
- the thrC gene encoding threonine synthase, producing MGLLERYEDLFPLTSATPRISLGEGNTPFLPLRNVGKSLGVKLYGKVEGANPTGSFKDRGMVLAVAKALEGRARAVVCASTGNTSASAAAYSAAAGLPCYVILPAGKVARGKLAQALIYGAKVLAVRGNFDKALELAMAASDEWRLAIVNSVNPYRLWGQRSGAWEICDELGRAPDWCVLPVGNAGNITAYWAGFVQYRRMGKCQGVPRMVGVQAQGASPLVSGVECDKPETVATAIRIGRPVNAQKARAAVKMSGGFFMAVSDEEILEAQSLLASREGVFAEPASCAPLAGLMRLKRDGKLPQATTIAMILTGNGLKDPDTAMSKAGEPVEVDGTMEALRKVMAP from the coding sequence ATTGGTCTGCTCGAGCGCTATGAGGATCTCTTTCCTCTCACATCCGCAACCCCGCGCATCTCGCTGGGAGAGGGAAACACGCCGTTTTTGCCGTTGCGAAACGTAGGCAAAAGCTTGGGCGTAAAGCTGTACGGAAAGGTGGAAGGCGCCAACCCCACCGGTTCTTTTAAAGATAGGGGGATGGTGTTGGCCGTGGCTAAAGCCTTGGAAGGCAGGGCTCGCGCCGTCGTCTGCGCTTCCACTGGCAACACTTCCGCCTCGGCGGCTGCTTATTCTGCGGCGGCCGGTCTCCCCTGTTATGTGATCCTTCCCGCCGGCAAAGTGGCGAGGGGCAAACTTGCCCAAGCCTTGATCTACGGTGCCAAGGTTTTGGCGGTGCGCGGCAACTTCGACAAGGCTTTGGAGTTGGCGATGGCTGCATCCGACGAGTGGCGGTTGGCCATCGTGAACTCCGTGAACCCGTATCGCCTCTGGGGCCAGCGCAGCGGCGCTTGGGAGATCTGCGACGAACTGGGTAGGGCTCCAGATTGGTGCGTTCTTCCCGTTGGGAACGCAGGAAACATCACCGCCTACTGGGCGGGCTTCGTCCAGTATCGGAGGATGGGGAAGTGCCAGGGCGTGCCGCGAATGGTGGGCGTTCAAGCCCAGGGGGCATCGCCTCTCGTTAGTGGCGTCGAATGCGACAAACCCGAGACCGTCGCTACGGCGATTCGCATAGGTCGGCCGGTGAACGCCCAAAAAGCGCGCGCTGCGGTTAAAATGAGCGGCGGATTCTTCATGGCCGTGAGCGACGAGGAGATACTCGAAGCCCAAAGCCTTTTGGCTTCTCGCGAAGGCGTCTTCGCCGAGCCTGCCTCCTGTGCTCCGCTGGCGGGCCTGATGAGGCTCAAGCGGGATGGCAAATTGCCGCAGGCGACGACGATCGCGATGATACTGACAGGAAACGGCCTAAAGGATCCGGACACAGCCATGTCCAAGGCCGGTGAGCCCGTCGAAGTGGATGGGACCATGGAGGCCCTGCGGAAGGTGATGGCGCCATGA
- the lptB gene encoding LPS export ABC transporter ATP-binding protein encodes MAQTLRAEGLEKSFRERTVVSSVSLKVKRGEIVGLLGPNGAGKTTTFYMIVGLIFPDKGRIYLDGLDVTPMPVYRRARLGIGYLPQEPSVFRNLTVRENLELVLEERGLDQKGRKEIVDHLIEEFGIAEIAHVHGNSLSGGERRRVEIARSLATMPDFILLDEPFSGIDPIAVYDIQQLIINLKSKGYGILLTDHNVRETLAITDRACLIHNGSIVIEGSPRDVAASDMARRFYLGERFRW; translated from the coding sequence ATGGCCCAAACCCTGCGAGCAGAGGGGCTTGAAAAGAGCTTTCGAGAGCGCACCGTCGTGTCGTCGGTAAGCCTCAAGGTGAAGCGAGGGGAGATAGTCGGCCTGCTGGGCCCGAATGGCGCAGGTAAGACCACCACCTTTTATATGATCGTCGGGCTGATCTTTCCCGATAAAGGCAGAATTTACCTCGACGGCTTGGATGTGACGCCTATGCCTGTGTATAGGCGAGCGCGCTTGGGGATAGGATATCTTCCTCAAGAGCCCTCCGTGTTTAGAAATCTCACCGTTAGAGAGAACCTGGAGCTCGTCCTCGAAGAACGGGGTTTGGATCAAAAAGGGCGGAAGGAGATAGTCGATCATCTCATCGAAGAGTTCGGCATCGCCGAGATAGCTCACGTGCACGGCAACTCTCTGAGTGGCGGGGAAAGACGGCGTGTGGAAATAGCCCGCAGTTTGGCTACGATGCCTGACTTCATCTTGTTGGACGAGCCGTTCAGCGGGATAGATCCTATTGCAGTTTACGACATCCAACAACTCATCATTAATCTAAAGTCAAAAGGATACGGCATATTGCTCACCGACCATAACGTCAGAGAGACATTGGCCATAACGGACAGGGCTTGCTTGATCCACAACGGTAGTATAGTAATTGAGGGCTCTCCCAGAGATGTCGCCGCGAGCGACATGGCGCGCAGATTTTACTTGGGCGAGCGCTTTCGCTGGTGA
- the murJ gene encoding murein biosynthesis integral membrane protein MurJ, translated as MTKTHSPSSHSSPDLFVSKMVRHSLRMTAGTLASRILGMLREILTAAFFGATRELDAFYVAYTLANLSRQLLAEGALSATFVPVFSQALARDGLDRAERLAKEAVTLLLAMGALFVTAGIIFAPYLVFLIAPGFKGQDAVLATNLTRLLMPYLILVSLAALAMGALNSMESFLVPAIAPAVANLVYIVAISLLYWKMGIWAPAVAVLLGGCFQMGLQWAWCAGKGLMLIPAMPGRDPELWRMVRLFFPYAAGLSLNQFHPIINRILGSFLEDGAISVLNYADRLIQLPLGLFVIAVSQAVLPLFSRAALEDEVAFADIGRDALRFTLFIVSPITLCTLLYASEAVHLLFYRGAFGDWAWRATSGALFFYALGLPGMACNNVTLRALYARRFPKAAFFVVVTSVLANLACSVVLMRFLSYRGLALSSAIAFTSASLVGGQFLRTSLGRPIGLFDIPWVSRLALSLAATGGASMFYKFFIPYPLGAGLPLRALWMCGAFAVGAASYIITVRRLKCAEWGWVAEAIRRDKARVKRDE; from the coding sequence ATGACGAAAACCCATTCTCCATCTTCGCATTCCTCTCCTGACCTTTTTGTCTCCAAAATGGTGCGTCATTCGCTGCGAATGACGGCTGGAACACTTGCGAGCCGTATCCTCGGCATGTTAAGGGAGATCCTCACGGCAGCGTTTTTTGGCGCCACACGGGAGCTCGATGCCTTCTATGTGGCCTATACGTTGGCAAACCTTTCCCGACAGCTCTTGGCGGAGGGGGCGCTCTCTGCCACCTTCGTCCCCGTCTTCTCTCAAGCCTTGGCGAGAGACGGCCTCGATCGCGCCGAGAGGCTTGCGAAAGAAGCCGTAACGCTCCTTCTGGCGATGGGAGCGCTCTTCGTCACAGCGGGCATAATCTTCGCGCCTTACCTGGTCTTTCTTATAGCCCCCGGCTTTAAGGGGCAGGATGCCGTCTTGGCGACGAACTTGACTCGCCTTCTCATGCCCTATTTAATATTGGTTTCCCTCGCTGCCTTGGCCATGGGAGCGCTCAACAGCATGGAGAGCTTCTTGGTGCCCGCTATAGCCCCTGCAGTGGCCAACTTGGTTTATATAGTGGCCATATCGTTATTATATTGGAAAATGGGAATATGGGCCCCTGCCGTTGCGGTTTTGTTGGGCGGATGTTTTCAGATGGGCCTGCAGTGGGCGTGGTGCGCGGGCAAAGGTTTGATGCTCATTCCAGCCATGCCCGGAAGGGATCCGGAGCTCTGGCGTATGGTTCGCCTGTTTTTCCCTTATGCCGCTGGGCTTTCCTTGAACCAGTTTCACCCCATCATAAACCGCATCCTCGGATCCTTTTTGGAGGATGGGGCCATTTCCGTGCTCAACTATGCGGATCGCCTTATTCAGCTTCCCCTCGGCCTTTTCGTTATAGCCGTCTCTCAGGCTGTGCTTCCCCTCTTTTCCAGGGCTGCCCTCGAGGACGAAGTTGCCTTTGCCGACATAGGGCGAGATGCCCTGCGCTTCACGCTCTTCATTGTTTCACCTATAACCTTATGCACTCTCTTGTATGCGAGCGAGGCAGTTCATCTGTTGTTCTACCGTGGCGCCTTCGGCGACTGGGCCTGGCGCGCTACGAGCGGTGCCCTCTTCTTTTATGCCCTTGGACTTCCTGGCATGGCCTGCAACAACGTTACATTGAGGGCGCTTTACGCTCGTCGCTTCCCCAAGGCTGCGTTTTTCGTAGTAGTTACGAGCGTTTTGGCCAACCTCGCCTGTAGCGTGGTCCTCATGCGATTCCTCTCATACAGGGGGCTTGCGCTATCCAGTGCTATCGCCTTCACGTCTGCGTCTCTCGTCGGTGGGCAGTTCTTGCGCACCTCACTCGGCAGGCCGATCGGGCTTTTCGATATACCGTGGGTGTCGAGGCTCGCTTTGAGTTTGGCGGCTACGGGTGGAGCTTCGATGTTCTATAAGTTTTTCATACCCTATCCCTTGGGTGCTGGATTGCCCTTGCGGGCCCTTTGGATGTGCGGCGCCTTCGCCGTCGGTGCTGCAAGTTATATAATAACTGTGCGGCGCCTCAAGTGTGCGGAGTGGGGATGGGTGGCAGAAGCGATAAGGCGGGATAAAGCGAGGGTGAAAAGGGATGAATAA
- the tsaD gene encoding tRNA (adenosine(37)-N6)-threonylcarbamoyltransferase complex transferase subunit TsaD, translating to MSDASFLTLGIETSCDDTSLAVLSGPREVLSSVVSSQVDLHAPYGGVLPELASRKHQEVIISLLRKVLSDGGVSNPHRDIDLVAVTRGPGLMGSLLVGAMTAKALAQTWEAPLIAVNHLEGHIFANVLSHPSLEPPFLCLIVSGGHTEVILVRSFGDYLLLGKTRDDAAGEAYDKVAKLLGLGYPGGPAIDRLAKEGDPKAFTFPVPLGHTRNVEFSFSGLKTAVLWAVRRLEQEGAPIPVADICASFQRAAVEALMSKMRLSVEMTGVERVAISGGVAANSALREAVASQDAWEVYIPPRELCTDNAAMIAAAGYDAYARGLRSDISFSPDPSLVLAE from the coding sequence GTGAGTGATGCCTCCTTTTTGACTTTAGGCATCGAGACATCGTGCGATGACACCTCCCTGGCCGTACTTTCAGGGCCGAGGGAGGTGCTCTCTTCTGTGGTGTCCAGCCAAGTGGATTTACACGCTCCTTATGGCGGGGTATTGCCTGAACTGGCCTCTCGCAAGCATCAGGAGGTGATAATTTCTCTCCTTCGCAAAGTTTTATCGGACGGCGGAGTCTCAAACCCTCATCGCGACATTGACCTCGTCGCCGTGACGAGAGGTCCTGGTCTCATGGGGTCGCTACTGGTGGGCGCGATGACGGCTAAGGCCCTCGCTCAGACCTGGGAAGCTCCGTTGATCGCCGTAAACCACCTGGAGGGGCATATATTCGCCAATGTATTGTCTCATCCCTCTTTAGAGCCTCCGTTTTTGTGCCTGATCGTTTCGGGTGGCCATACCGAGGTCATCCTGGTGCGGTCTTTCGGCGACTATTTGCTCTTGGGGAAGACGCGCGATGATGCTGCTGGCGAGGCCTACGACAAGGTAGCTAAGCTCTTGGGTTTGGGGTATCCAGGAGGGCCGGCGATAGATCGCCTGGCCAAGGAGGGTGACCCGAAGGCATTTACATTCCCGGTACCGCTCGGGCACACCAGAAATGTGGAGTTCAGCTTCAGCGGCCTGAAGACGGCGGTCCTTTGGGCTGTGCGCCGCTTGGAGCAGGAGGGTGCTCCCATCCCAGTAGCTGATATATGCGCCTCATTTCAGCGCGCTGCCGTGGAGGCGCTGATGTCCAAAATGCGCCTGTCTGTGGAGATGACGGGCGTCGAGAGGGTAGCTATATCGGGAGGGGTGGCGGCGAACAGCGCCCTCAGAGAAGCTGTGGCGTCTCAAGATGCATGGGAGGTGTATATTCCCCCTCGAGAACTCTGCACGGATAATGCTGCAATGATCGCTGCGGCCGGTTACGATGCCTACGCGCGCGGCTTGCGGTCTGACATCTCCTTTTCTCCCGATCCTTCCTTGGTGCTCGCCGAGTAA
- a CDS encoding ACT domain-containing protein gives MSKAADEPKAFGGQTVDSVTCDHNVAKVAILGVPDVPGIAARLFSRLAERDVKVGMIIQSIMRGGVNDIAFLVRRDILGKAIEACREVAKEIGSQGVTFDAEIGRVTVTGPGVSERPEVPYQVFSTLAQEGINIDMISSTNESITCVVESSDVERAVEALRRCFLS, from the coding sequence ATGTCAAAAGCGGCCGATGAGCCCAAGGCCTTTGGCGGTCAAACTGTGGACTCCGTGACCTGTGATCACAATGTAGCAAAGGTGGCAATTTTGGGTGTGCCGGATGTGCCCGGCATAGCAGCTCGCCTCTTTTCGCGCTTGGCCGAGCGCGACGTTAAGGTCGGAATGATCATCCAAAGCATCATGAGGGGTGGCGTGAACGATATAGCTTTCTTAGTCAGGAGAGATATCCTGGGCAAAGCTATAGAGGCTTGCCGTGAAGTGGCGAAGGAGATAGGCTCTCAGGGCGTGACGTTCGACGCCGAGATCGGTCGCGTTACGGTAACCGGCCCCGGAGTGTCCGAACGGCCCGAGGTTCCATATCAAGTGTTTTCGACCCTCGCGCAAGAGGGCATCAACATAGACATGATCTCATCCACTAATGAATCGATTACGTGTGTCGTAGAATCCAGCGATGTGGAGCGCGCCGTGGAAGCCCTGCGCAGGTGCTTCCTCTCCTGA
- a CDS encoding DsrE family protein produces the protein MSLVKADTLVVVWSSRDRDVALNTVFMYTKNSKLKGWWNNVKLVVWGPSAKLVSVDQELQAELAELKKAGVELLACKACADRYGVSKRLEELGIEVIYMGEPLTGYLKDGYAVLTF, from the coding sequence ATGTCGTTGGTAAAGGCCGATACGTTGGTAGTGGTATGGAGTTCGAGGGACAGAGATGTGGCCCTAAATACGGTCTTCATGTATACAAAGAACTCCAAACTCAAGGGATGGTGGAACAACGTCAAGCTGGTGGTCTGGGGTCCTTCGGCGAAGCTCGTATCCGTGGACCAAGAGCTTCAGGCGGAGTTGGCCGAGCTAAAGAAAGCCGGCGTCGAGTTGTTGGCGTGCAAGGCCTGTGCGGACAGATATGGGGTATCCAAGCGATTGGAGGAGTTAGGGATCGAAGTGATTTACATGGGAGAACCGCTGACTGGATATCTTAAAGATGGTTATGCGGTCTTGACGTTTTAG
- the rd gene encoding rubredoxin gives MKYVCTVCGYVYDPANGDPDSGIAPGTPFEELPDDWVCPVCGVGKDMFEPEE, from the coding sequence ATGAAATACGTATGCACGGTTTGCGGCTATGTTTATGATCCTGCCAATGGCGACCCCGATTCGGGCATTGCTCCGGGCACGCCCTTTGAAGAGCTCCCTGATGATTGGGTTTGCCCCGTCTGCGGCGTAGGGAAGGACATGTTCGAGCCCGAGGAGTGA
- a CDS encoding HpcH/HpaI aldolase family protein translates to MKENKLRELLRAGKPSLGTRVLSQWPMVVEYVGTSGNFDYIEYVAEYSPFDQYDLENIARACELHNMGSMIKVDFQSREYVAQKAIASGFQAILFTDHKTPDEVRASVKAVKADEPATGGRFGFPNRRYIGCQPYISQLEHIKRVNDIVLCFMIEKKEAMDNIEEICSIPGVDMVQFGPSDYSMSMGKNKADAAEECKAAERRMIEVALKHGVQPRCEIYGNPDDVKYYLDLGVRHVCFGDEMNVYSKFLRKEGGYMRGIVDGIK, encoded by the coding sequence ATGAAGGAAAACAAACTGAGGGAGCTTTTGAGAGCTGGGAAGCCTTCCTTGGGCACCCGCGTGTTGAGCCAGTGGCCTATGGTCGTCGAATACGTTGGTACCAGCGGAAATTTCGACTATATTGAATACGTTGCCGAATACTCTCCTTTCGATCAATATGACCTTGAAAACATAGCTCGCGCCTGTGAACTGCACAACATGGGGTCTATGATCAAAGTCGATTTCCAGAGCCGCGAGTATGTCGCTCAGAAAGCGATTGCCTCCGGCTTCCAGGCGATCCTCTTCACGGACCACAAGACTCCGGATGAGGTCCGCGCCTCCGTAAAAGCCGTAAAGGCGGACGAGCCGGCTACCGGTGGACGCTTCGGCTTCCCGAACCGTCGTTATATCGGTTGCCAGCCCTACATCTCCCAACTGGAGCATATCAAACGCGTAAACGACATTGTCCTTTGTTTCATGATAGAGAAGAAAGAAGCTATGGATAACATCGAAGAAATCTGCTCCATCCCCGGCGTCGACATGGTTCAGTTCGGGCCATCCGATTATTCCATGAGCATGGGCAAAAACAAGGCCGACGCGGCCGAAGAGTGCAAAGCCGCAGAGCGCAGGATGATCGAAGTTGCCTTAAAACATGGAGTGCAGCCCAGGTGCGAAATATATGGAAATCCTGACGACGTTAAATACTATCTGGATCTCGGCGTCAGACACGTATGTTTCGGCGACGAGATGAACGTCTATTCCAAATTCCTGCGCAAGGAAGGCGGCTACATGCGCGGAATCGTCGACGGCATCAAGTAG
- a CDS encoding LptA/OstA family protein — MRKIIGALLCLCLWTAVAASQETVTLNAESLYYDPSTGQIKASGSVVIREADVVIEADEGEGRSDGSTFRLYGNVRGHFQKDGIDLVCDELVVQQREEGRIATAKGNAKLLRGEERIVADELEWPWGSPDNYVARSNVDAVTSAYAVQAQEVGRRGGRFWAKDAKHFEDKAKGITLSAREIEGNIEGEEIKDLVAVGNVIAKQRTSQEETTLSGNRAVYSKDRGTITVTGKKAVVFQKDRTIRADTLILFLESRRVEAHGSPQIEFLREQEKK; from the coding sequence GTGAGAAAGATCATAGGGGCATTGTTATGCCTCTGTCTTTGGACCGCAGTTGCGGCGTCTCAGGAGACGGTGACGTTGAACGCCGAGAGCCTGTATTATGATCCCTCGACGGGCCAAATCAAGGCCTCCGGCAGCGTGGTGATCCGGGAGGCGGACGTCGTAATAGAGGCCGATGAGGGCGAAGGAAGGTCTGACGGCAGCACTTTCCGCCTTTATGGCAACGTGCGCGGCCACTTCCAAAAGGATGGAATTGACTTAGTCTGTGACGAATTAGTGGTGCAGCAGCGCGAAGAGGGAAGAATAGCCACAGCTAAGGGAAACGCTAAACTGCTGCGCGGGGAAGAGCGCATAGTTGCCGATGAACTCGAGTGGCCCTGGGGTTCTCCGGATAACTATGTCGCCCGGTCGAATGTGGACGCAGTTACGAGCGCTTACGCAGTTCAGGCTCAAGAGGTCGGCCGTCGGGGGGGTCGTTTTTGGGCTAAGGATGCGAAGCACTTTGAAGATAAGGCCAAAGGGATCACGCTTTCCGCCAGAGAAATCGAGGGTAACATTGAGGGCGAAGAGATAAAGGATTTAGTGGCCGTGGGTAACGTGATTGCCAAACAGCGCACCTCCCAAGAGGAGACGACACTCTCTGGAAACAGGGCTGTCTACTCCAAGGATCGCGGCACTATCACCGTGACTGGCAAAAAGGCGGTGGTATTTCAGAAGGACCGCACGATACGGGCGGACACACTCATCCTGTTTTTGGAGAGCAGGAGAGTTGAAGCTCACGGATCTCCTCAGATCGAGTTCTTGAGAGAGCAGGAGAAAAAGTAG